In Paralichthys olivaceus isolate ysfri-2021 chromosome 13, ASM2471397v2, whole genome shotgun sequence, the following are encoded in one genomic region:
- the efhb gene encoding EF-hand domain-containing family member B isoform X1 — MTDPEEHVETHAPAAGKLIPAGDRAESCLQQGTRPSTPPLVQKFRIQPEPGAVRVHPGKANDPDVASTLVHGIRTKSSLSAGSLINPPPKTVFQHKLQELSEAASLGRSRDQHVALPTWSNEETTFGVKTVKDFDVGEIINPPKTAEEVEREAQEGHETYVHSHDAYYVGERIDRKYDWTHDSKDSRFGIVTPHYNDGRTVGKSLCWIGESRKFYDPKTVWTRSWDKDRMQQKTDKADKMRKTSLNVSPDHTFGMPMPLDEFGAAEVIHSTEPGTYVRGRVLQRSLVNAVQHQLKKINFQNFPSLLQAFRHYDKNGKGMIDRDDLQAVCSQFQLDVGEPVLDDLIDNCDTDKDGHINFLEFANFLNWKDKMPINAQDQRIITNANIERKSLSQSEQLPATQALIQPEDLEPVAPGSSQMTVRTLRRPRAAPDHFITSSSILGAISDHPVTTNTRTYGIPSVRSDLPAPRIARVSDTSNYGDESSVADLLNPSVHALQGVHKEHFFCPRTKEEIAEIFRNVGVSISEETFEEAWNLASMRQPDGEVCVEVVRNVLKEIKAM; from the exons CCAGGAGCTGTCAGAGTGCACCCAGGGAAGGCGAACGATCCAGATGTTGCCAGCACTCTTGTTCATGGCATCAGGACCAAATCATCTCTCAGT GCCGGAAGTTTGATAAATCCTCCCCCAAAGACTGTGTTCCAACACAAGCTACAAGAACTCAGTGAAGCAGCTTCTTTGGGCAGATCACGTGATCAGCATGTTGCACTTCCTACCTGGTCTAATGAAGAGACTACCTTTGGTGTTAAAACAGTTAAAG ATTTTGATGTGGGGGAGATTATCAACCCTCCAAAAACagctgaggaggtggagagggaagCTCAGGAGGGGCATGAAACTTATGTCCACAGCCACGATGCCTATTATGTCG GTGAGCGGATCGATAGGAAGTACGACTGGACTCACGACAGTAAAGACAGCAGGTTTGGGATCGTCACACCTCATTATAACGATGGCCGCACTGTTGGCAAATCTCTCTGCTGGATCGGGGAGTCACGGAA gttTTACGATCCAAAGACTGTTTGGACAAGATCTTGGGACAAGGACAGGATGCAGCAAAAAACTGACAAAGCTGACAAGAT GAGAAAAACGTCCCTGAATGTCTCACCAGATCACACCTTTGGAATGCCCATGCCCCTGGATGAGTTTG GTGCTGCAGAAGTAATCCACTCAACGGAGCCAGGGACGTACGTGAGGGGTCGAGTCCTGCAGCGCAGCCTGGTCAACGCAGTGCAACACCAACTCAAGAAGATCAATTTCCAGAACTTTCCCTCCTTGCTACAGGCGTTCAGACATTATGACAAG AACGGAAAGGGGATGATTGACAGAGACGACCTACAGGCGGTGTGCTCTCAGTTCCAGCTGGATGTTGGTGAGCCGGTCCTGGATGACCTGATTGATAACTGTGACACAGACAAGGACGGACACATTAACTTCCTGGAGTTTGCTAACTTCCTCAACTGGAAAGACAAGATGCCAATCAACGCTCAGGATCAACGCATCATAACAAATG CCAACATAGAGAGGAAGTCTCTGTCACAATCAGAACAGCTTCCTGCCACTCAGGCCTTGATTCAACCTGAAGACCTGGAGCCTGTAGCACCAGGAAGCTCACAGATGACTGTCAGGACCCTGAGGCGACCCAGAGCAGCCCCAGACCACttcatcacctcctcttccATCTTAGGGGCAATCAGTGACCATCCTGTCACAACAA ACACTCGCACATATGGGATCCCGTCTGTGCGCTCAGACCTTCCAGCTCCGCGCATCGCGAGAGTCAGCGACACCAGCAACTACGGTGATGAATCCTCGGTTGCAGATCTTCTGAATCCGTCAGTTCACGCCCTGCAAGGTGTTCACAAGGAACACTTTTTCTGTCCTCGCACCAAGGAGGAG ATCGCAGAGATCTTCAGGAATGTGGGCGTGAGTatttcagaggaaacatttgagGAGGCCTGGAATCTGGCGTCAATGAGGCAGCCAGACGGGGAGGTTTGTGTCGAGGTTGTGCGCAACGTTCTTAAGGAAATAAAAGCCATGTGA